Proteins found in one Leguminivora glycinivorella isolate SPB_JAAS2020 chromosome 22, LegGlyc_1.1, whole genome shotgun sequence genomic segment:
- the LOC125238003 gene encoding ADP-ribosylation factor-like protein 6, with amino-acid sequence MGLMDAISSWLGGRTRVSAPVLVLGLDRAGKTSLLRALRPPDPAGAPPPAQLQPNVEHFQSGGVSFSAWDVSGAARARALWERHYRRAQAVIFVVDAADHLRLVVAREELELVLAHPDMSGRRIPLLVLANKSDAAGALPPDRLAVALCLERVQDRPWHVCATSARDTNSIHDGIAWLARQVREIHTPARDH; translated from the exons ATGGGTCTCATGGACGCCATATCATCCTGGCTGGGCGGGCGGACCCGCGTGTCGGCGCCAGTGCTGGTGTTGGGGCTGGACCGCGCCGGCAAGACCTCGCTGCTGCGGGCGCTGCGGCCTCCAGACCCTGCTGgggcgccgccgccggcgcagCTCCAGCCGAATGTTGAACACTTTCAGA GTGGAGGAGTATCGTTCAGCGCATGGGATGTGTCAGGAGCGGCGCGAGCTCGCGCGCTATGGGAACGCCATTACAGGCGTGCGCAGGCGGTTATCTTTGTCGTTGATGCTGCTGATCATTTGAGACTTG TGGTCGCCCGAGAAGAGCTAGAGCTGGTCCTTGCCCACCCCGACATGAGCGGACGCCGTATACCGCTCCTCGTGCTAGCCAACAAGTCTGACGCGGCCGGCGCGCTGCCGCCGGACCGGCTGGCAGTCGCACTGTGTCTGGAACGCGTGCAGGATCGACCCTGGCACGTGTGTGCGACCTCTGCGCGAGACACCAACTCAATACACGACGGCATCGCGTGGCTAGCGAGACAG GTCCGAGAGATTCACACTCCTGCGCGTGATCACTGA